ACAAGGAAACTGTATTTCACTTTTAAAGCCATTCAGAATTGAGAATATTTCCTTGTATATTATTATAACACAAATTATTTACGAGTGTTACCCTGACGACAGACTGGGGTcatttaatattaatatttgcaTATGAAGTGGTGACGTTTATCTCCAAATTTTTTGCACGTCAAACTGCAGTCGTCAAAGTGTCTGGATTTTCTATCTCAGTACTAGTCCCATAATGTGATTCCCAATGCTctctttttgaaaaaagaagaaaaaataagtATCGTCATTCAATCATTTTGCTCATAGTTTCACTTCTTGTTTATGTAAGAATTCTACTGATTTGGAAAATGTGTTACAGGTACCTAAGATTATATATTGTAGTCAATGGTGAACTTGTAAGAGATGGGAGCTTCCAATCCCAATGCATAAGGGTAGGCAGATGTATTTAAGACCCCATGAACATGATAAATATTTCTGTGTTTGCAACAGCTAGCTTTCAGTATCGTATTATGTAACACATACTGACATTGTTTTGTTCATCAAATTTGTAGGATTACGCTCAATACCATGACATTAAATGTGGAATCTCCTCGAGTATATACTCGCCATGGGGTACCAATTTCTGTCACTGGAATTGCTCAAGTGAGTAAACAATGAGATCCAGTCTTTTAATCTAATCCCATGACATTGAATGTTGAATGTCATTGTGTTTACACTCATCATGGGGTACAAATTCCTGTCACTTAAGTGAGTGAGCAATGAGGTCCAGTTTGAGGAGTTTGCACACAGCGTCAAGATCACCACAGAATACTATACAGGCCTTCTGACAGGGAGCGTGGGTGTGGGACCGTACAATTCAGAAAAATTAAGCAAAATCTTCTGCAAAACTGAAAGATTTATTGAAATTTTTATTACTACTGGCTTTTTACCATAAAAACAATAATCGACAATTTCCTCACTTTACTCGAAAAAAATGTCAAGTGGTTGtacaaacaaaaacatgttcttaCTGTAGCTTGAGCCATCTTGGACTCTAATCTACTTCTAAATAATGATACAGATTATTTAGACATGCATAACATGCATTAGGAGATTGTAGTGCATTATAGCCTAAGGGCGATTGCCTTAGTGTTTTTGCTCAGCAAATGCTTCAGAGTCATATTAGTTTAAATAAGTCCTAAAATTCAGTTTTCCAAGTTTTGAGAAATTTGCACTGGTCCGGTAAAAAAAATGGCATGATATGAAGAACTCAGTGCTTGCTTTGACAGGGAGCCAGAgaccaaatattaatttttgtttgccgcAAAATTGCACAGTCCCGCACATTCATCTTTTTACTCCTACAAAATCCCTTCAAAATCCCgcacattttcaattttttcccgTACCCTGTCAGTCCATAACTCGATGTTGAAATGTATAATGTGTAACACTGGGAATGTTAATTAACCAAGGCTGCTGTCAGAACTAAAGATAGTGAATCCAGAATCAAATTACCAatagtttattattttattcttgtTGGTTGTTATAGTAccgtgcaaaagtaagttgacagtctcgactcgatCCTTGTGCAAACCGAGGATCAAGAATCGAGACTTGATTCACTCAAAATCAAACTTGATCCTCGACACTTGATGCTCACTAAATCACGATGCAAAACATTGTCAACATTGTCAATTATTCATACTCGATCCAACTTTCGCAAAAGCGTTACTTCTCGATTAAATAACAACAGGAACTGCTTAATAAGAAAACAAGATAGCGGCTATCATTCCTGTGAGTCCTCTCTTCAAAACTACAATTTGATCTTATGTCATGGATtaaaatataaaagcaaaacagtgaGCTTTACCATGCGATGGATTTTAGCGTGAAACGAATTTAAATTTCTTATTTAAATCTCTTGTCCTGCCTTTTTTTGTAGATAATATTTCCCCGATTAACCTGATCCCAGTTGTTGATTTTTCTTGTAAGCGAATAAACACACAAAGCCGGGCAATGAATTTGGGGTCTCGAGCAAGTCATTTTAATTACAGAATAGTTTTACATTCTAAGAAACAGTTTTTGTAAATCTGAGATTGACGTACATATATACAGAGGACGTTTGTTTCCAGCAAGGTCTGCTACTGCAGTGTTTCCGATGACATGTATCCAGTAAGGTCTACGAACTGCCTACGGAGTAAACTTGAAATGCCACTCTGGTGTATAGTGTCAAAGACTGTTTACAGTCCGTGTGATTGTCAAGTATGCTTTGATCATATGGagaaagaataattattattacctcCTCCGCAATCGCACAGAATACATGTAGGTTCAAAGACTTTCTTCTCTTGAAATACTAAAGAAGTAATTTTCACTAACAAGCTACATTTTAGGTTGCAGCTAAATTGTCGGCAGATCGCGCTCTCGATTAGAAGCCTACGGAGGAAATTTGGAATACCACGCTGGTCCGATAGTgtcaaagactttttacagTCTGTGAGATTGTTGAGTATGCTTTGATCATACGGCCGAAGAATAAGAATTATCCCCTCTGCAATCACACGGAATAGTGTCGttccacaggcagcccaaacTCGGTAtgatgagtagcacaatcatgATGTACATTTGGGAAACCAGTATCTTGAGCGAACACTTCGGGTCATATCTCTGCTCGTAAAAAGCGTTAGCCACTCAAATTTTGCAGATATACTTCTTACATATTAGGGAACATTTACTGTGTAGATTAGCGAAATCGGTCGCTTAACTTTAGAATAAACGGATTCGGTTGTTCACTTTGGGGACAAAAAATGGCGCGTCACGCGTAACACGCAAACGAGCAAGACAAACAAAATAAGGTTCGTTAGACGGCTTGTTCTTTCCTCATCACAACGAAATCAACAACATATTTCACATTCACAATGTTGCAActagtaaataaaaaaaaatgtggttAATTTCTCACCTATGAGAGAAAAGAAGGCGAAAAGCACAACAGTCTTGAGCGTCACGCTCCTAAAATCCTCGGTGCTGTTTTTACAATTTGCGGCTGTAACCTTCGAATGTTTTGTGGTTAGGCAGAATTAAGTATGGTTCGAGAATGCTCATTTGTGGTAGTTGCTTTGGAGAAAGTTTCACCAAAAATTTCTCAGCACACGAGAAGCCAGAGCATTTTTTCTCAGTCTGAAACAAATCGTCCGCCATTACAATTTGCATTAGGACCGAAGCACAGCTTCGTAAAAAGTCCTCTGTATCTTGCGTGTCCAAGCTCACATTacgaaatccaaagaaaaacagaatgctCATTTCACGTACAAATTACACGCCAAAGCTCAGAAAGAACCAATTCAAATTGTGAAAGAATGGGACCTCTTTGTGAGACTGAAACACTTCTTGACTTTGAGAGCGCGAAAGAACGAAAAGTACACTTTGATCGCTTTCCCCTTGCAGATCTGCCATTACAACGTTTCGACACGTTCCCAAACGTTCCCTCAGAGCCAATAGTGATAAACAAGCTTTGCTACCAGGCCTTAACTTGTTTTTATCCAGTTAAACCGGTTTTTTCCGGACTTAAGCCGATTTTTGCCCTGTGTTTTGCAATCCACGTggaaaatttcgcgggaatttcACAATTGCGAATCAAGCGAAGTGTATCGTCAACTCTGAAATGGCGTCGGATTCTGAACAAAAGCTTTCAAGAATAGAACAGTGGAGAAAGAAAAAGGCTGaagaaaagaagacaaaaaacaGGGCTTATTATGAGGGGAACCAGAAACAGCTAATCAGGAAAAATTCAGAGTACCGGGAATCACGCAAATCTTCATCACAGCGCAAGTCAAAACGGCACAATGTGAAACAAATGTCAAAAAACAAAGCTCGTTCCCAACGAGCCAaagaaacattgaaaaaggaagagaaaaggAAGGCCTTACAAAGGGAGAGAGCAAAAAGATATCGAGAAAATGTGAAAACATCCACTGAATACCCACAGAACAGTTCGAGTGAAGAACCGAAAACTTTTCCTAGCCGCATGGCAAAAAAAAGAGCACTTGACAAAGCCAAGAAAGCAATGCCCTCAACTCCAAGTAAAAAAGCGAACATTTTACTTGAAATGAGCAGCAGCCCCCGGACAAGGAGTATTCTagtaaagaaaggaaaaatcaGAACACCAGAAGAGGAAAATGAAATTGAAGCCTTGAAAGCCGTTGCGCAAGATCTTAACGAAGGTCTTAgttcaattaaaattaaaaagacaaatTCCGGGAGAGCGGCCTACACAGCAGCTAAGTCACTCGCGTTTGGGGAGGTCGTGAAAAAAAAGAGATCACAGAAAACTTTGTCAAAAATTTTTTCACTTGACAGACGCAGTATTTCGAAATCAattgaaaaaagaataaaaattctTAAGGGAGAAGAGTCCTGTTGGTTAGCCAAAAAAAGACAAACACGTCGTGATGCCTTATCGGATGAAACCAAAAAGCTGGTGTATGACTTTTGGACACAATCAGTTAGCAGACCAACAGGAAATAAGAACGAGGTCTTGAGAAAACGGGTCAGGCCAAAAGAATCTATTGAACACCCCAAGCATGTCCTGGAAGTGACACAAACTGAAGCATTTCAGAAGTTCCAAAAAGAGCATCCAAATGTTAAAATCAAGCAAAGGAAGTTTGAATCCCTCAAACCCTTCTTTGTGAAAGGAGCCAAAGAGAGAGATAGACAGACATGTATGTGCCGACAGCACGTTGAAGTGCAGATGGTTTTCAAAGACTGTATGAAGGTTCGGTCACATATAGTGGAAAAAGAGGGAGTAGACACTACCATTTATTCCTCTCTAGCAGAGATTATCTCTGTAACCCTTTGCCCAGTGGAAGCTGAAAAAGAGCTTCACAATCTTGCCTGcctcaaaagagagtgcacTGAATGTGGGGTGAATCTATTTTCCTTGCTTCCTCAAGAACAGTCATCTGAGGGGAAGGTCAAGTGGAAACGGTACGACTATCTACCCACTGGAAAGTTTGGTGCAGATGGAAAGGAGATTAAGAAGATATCTCTTGTCAGCAAGGAAACAGCACCAAAGGAACTCTTTGCTTATTTGTATACTCTCCTCGAATCATTTCCCTATCATTCTTTTCTGGCCAAGTGGGAAAGACAACAGTGTGATCAGCTCATTATGCATCTCCCACTAGGCCACTCCATCTGTATCCATGACTACTCAGAAAGTTATGCTTGCAGATACCAAGATGAAATACAGTCACAGTATTTCAACATGGATAAGGTTAGTATCCATGTCACAGTTCTCTACAGGCATGCTTCACTGCGATATAATGGTTTAACAAGCACAGAAGAGAAACCAGAAGTTGTCAAGGAGTACATCTTTGGTGTTAGTGATGATGTCACCCAAGACCACGACTCAGTCCTACATATGCAGAAGCTTATATCTGCTTATCTAAAGGATGAAGTGAAGATAAACATCACCAAGATGCATGAGTTCACTGATGGTTGTGCTGGGCAGTATAAAAGTAGGCACTGTTTTGGAGACCTGTCATGCTCCCTTCAGCATCTTGGCTATGTGGCGCAGAGAAATTTTTTTGCAACATCTCATGCCAAGGGAGAGCAAGATGCTGCAGGGTCACATGTTAAACAGAAAGCCACATCTGAGGTTTTAAGGAGGAATGCAACCATTAGCAATGCTGAAGATCTCTGCACCTTCCTGAGGGCAAATTTCTCTGAGCCTTCTTCTTCCTCATTTTCTTCCCGCAAGAATGCAGTTGACCTCAAACGCAAGGTGTTCTTCTATATTCCGGCATCAGGAACCCAATCTATACCACGTAACCGTCCAGATGGAAACTTCAGAACCATAAAGGGCATTAGACAACTTCACTCTGTCAGGGCTTGCAGTGAGCAGCTTAAGATCTATGTGCGAGAAAGGGCTTGCTACTGCTTTAGTTGTCTAGAGGAGCAGTATGATGAGTGTGAAAATCAGCAATGGGTGGAGCCATGGAGAGAGATCCACCTACAGAGAGAACCATCTGCTGCACAGACAAGATCAGTAGATGACGCAGGGGACATTGAACACTCTGTCCAGCTGGCCGAACTTGCAGTCAATGGAAGTGTTGTTGCCATTGCTGCTGACGAGGATTTACAATATGACTACTATCTCTTGAAAGTTGTCAGTGATGGCGTAGTCAGACTTGAAAGTGACTTTGAGGATGACTATGGATCAATTTTTTCTTGTGGGCAAAGTGTGCTACTTGGCCACTTTTTCCTCAGAGAAAACTTGATTGATTTCACATTCAAGCTGGAAGGAGTAAAAAGGGCAGCTGTCCTTTCTGGAACAGTGCGACACATTTGCCGAGACCTTGTCCTTAAGTCAAAGGAAACTAAAAGGCGGAAAGCTATTTATAAACTGCCAATCACTGAGCATGAAGAAATCATTGCTTCGTTGTGAAACAGCAATTAACATCTCTGTAATgtcaaaagttaaaaataagaATAACTCAGGTCTTTTAACACAGTTTATAAGCTCAATCTAGGCAAAATGAAGAGATAACCATGCCCGCAAGGGATCATGGGTAAATTGAAAATTGCTCCATCAGTacaaaaaattacattttacattaagatatcagcttaagaggttaTTTGATTGTGTTAGGTTCATTTTCATCAAATTTTATGACAGTATGaaaaattttgtgaaatttcacTATGTTACACAAATGTACATCATGATTGGCTACTCATCTATATGATTTAGAGACCTTGTGTGGCAAAACTAACTTTGAGCTTACAAATGCTAAAATatgctgtaaatgtagaaattaacttcacttacctctacgtacagttgtcctcatcttttctgtgcaatcagAGCGCAAACTGTGTCCATTTTAGACGGATTTGTGGATGTCATTAGTTCCATAAAGAGTGTTTCAAATTGTCTAATGAGAGTGCAGAACGTAATTACGATCGtcatcaagctataacgaccgtagccacacatctagctgagcacatgggaagattatagaaaagcaaaaaattatttggaatttatccgccaaaaatcactgtgtggtcccggagtggagttgatgtgataggagCTTGTGCTctgattgcacagaaaagacaagGACAACTTTACGTataggtaagtgaagtttatttctacatttacagctattttagcatttataagctcaaagttaattttcccatacaaattctgTGAATAAGAATTATTGTATACCAAGCTTGAGCTGCCTGTGATCGTTCGTTGTGATTTTTGCCCAATTTCAGCAACCTGATTCAGAAGAGGTCTAAATTCGCTTGGTTTTCTGCCTTACTCCCAAACAAACATTCTCCGAGAACATACACTCTCCGAGAAACTTTGCCAGGCTTTTCTTTTAGGGTGCATTTACAccacagaaaaatttgggtcggggCCCGTCAAATAAGCAGTGTGAAAATACTGGAGTTTCTCCaggaccataggcgcctatggtctGGGGTCTGTGGTCTAGGCGCCTATGATCTACGATCTTTATTTGTATTCCCAGTTGCATTTGTGCTATTAGTCTATTGAGGAATCAGTCAAGCGACCAGCCCATTAAATTCTTGATTCCTTC
The sequence above is a segment of the Montipora foliosa isolate CH-2021 chromosome 2, ASM3666993v2, whole genome shotgun sequence genome. Coding sequences within it:
- the LOC137987692 gene encoding uncharacterized protein gives rise to the protein MASDSEQKLSRIEQWRKKKAEEKKTKNRAYYEGNQKQLIRKNSEYRESRKSSSQRKSKRHNVKQMSKNKARSQRAKETLKKEEKRKALQRERAKRYRENVKTSTEYPQNSSSEEPKTFPSRMAKKRALDKAKKAMPSTPSKKANILLEMSSSPRTRSILVKKGKIRTPEEENEIEALKAVAQDLNEGLSSIKIKKTNSGRAAYTAAKSLAFGEVVKKKRSQKTLSKIFSLDRRSISKSIEKRIKILKGEESCWLAKKRQTRRDALSDETKKLVYDFWTQSVSRPTGNKNEVLRKRVRPKESIEHPKHVLEVTQTEAFQKFQKEHPNVKIKQRKFESLKPFFVKGAKERDRQTCMCRQHVEVQMVFKDCMKVRSHIVEKEGVDTTIYSSLAEIISVTLCPVEAEKELHNLACLKRECTECGVNLFSLLPQEQSSEGKVKWKRYDYLPTGKFGADGKEIKKISLVSKETAPKELFAYLYTLLESFPYHSFLAKWERQQCDQLIMHLPLGHSICIHDYSESYACRYQDEIQSQYFNMDKVSIHVTVLYRHASLRYNGLTSTEEKPEVVKEYIFGVSDDVTQDHDSVLHMQKLISAYLKDEVKINITKMHEFTDGCAGQYKSRHCFGDLSCSLQHLGYVAQRNFFATSHAKGEQDAAGSHVKQKATSEVLRRNATISNAEDLCTFLRANFSEPSSSSFSSRKNAVDLKRKVFFYIPASGTQSIPRNRPDGNFRTIKGIRQLHSVRACSEQLKIYVRERACYCFSCLEEQYDECENQQWVEPWREIHLQREPSAAQTRSVDDAGDIEHSVQLAELAVNGSVVAIAADEDLQYDYYLLKVVSDGVVRLESDFEDDYGSIFSCGQSVLLGHFFLRENLIDFTFKLEGVKRAAVLSGTVRHICRDLVLKSKETKRRKAIYKLPITEHEEIIASL